AGATCTCTCACCTGGCCCACACGGACAGATACTGGCAACGGCCGGAGCTCCTCATCAAAGGTGACCAGCATTCGGGGCTGCATGGCAGCCACCAACCCATAGAGCACATAGTGGGACTTGCCCAGAATGACTAAGAATGAAATAGAGAGGGGCAGGTGACCAGCTTTCCTCCATCCACTCCTAAGCTGCCTCAGTGGCTCTAGCTCAGCACCCCCAGCTTTCCCCAACCCACCTCCTCCGTCTCGACGCTCCTCACTCCCCAAACTGCCTTATGCTCCCCAGGGCTGTCATTCTTTCATTCTGCCCACACTCTGCTTGCTCCCCTAACCCTGAGGTCACTCTGCCTGACTCTTGAAAGGTGGGGAAAAGTTACCTAAAACACCAAATACAATGGAATTAATGGCCAGTCCCTCACCCCAGAAGCCAGCCAGTCCCACTGTAGCCCAGCTAAAGGGAGTCAGGCCTGGGCATAAAACAGTACAAGAGTAGCCCAAGAAAAGCACAGCTACGCCCCAAGACCCACCCAATGGTCAGAACCTGAACATCCAGGTATCTCCAAAGGAGCCCTAACATCTTGGGAGAGTTGCCCTGACGCTGAGTCAGCCCTTCTAGGACTTTTCCAAGGGGCACTCACTGTTGCGGACATCGAGGAAGGAGACGAGCACGGTGAGCAGCCCAGCCACAGCAACCTGACTCATAAGCTGCCGATCACTGTGGTAGGGGCAGAGAGTGAGGGTGCCCTTCCCCAAATGTGTCAAGCCCTGTTTAGGATACAGGGAGGGTCAGGACTCCAGCAAGACCAGCCAGCCAGAAAGCCTGATGGTCTAGGCCCAACATGTATACAACCCACCCTGCCCCCACACCTCCAGGTCTCTTAGAGAAGAGCACCCCCCTCACCTGGGCCAAGCGGACCATGAAGAGGTTGTTTGGGTCCTTGGCATGGTACTGGGCTAGCTGGCGCAGCATGGCAGCCAGACGAGCATTGTTGGTACCTGAGAAGATGAAGCAGCAGAGAGGGACTCCTGGGGGCAGGGATGCTACACAGAGTTAGTCATTCCCCAAACCTGGCCCAGATGCCCCCTTGTGCCCAATACCTGCCTTTCTCTGCTGATACTCACCACTGCCCACCATGCCCATGGCAAATATGGAGTTATAGGATACCTCCGGGTCAGCATCATGGGAGAATTTGCTTAAGGTGTCCAAGATGTTGAGCCTTGGGTTGGAGACTGAGATCAAGGCCAATGCCAGAGGTACTGCCCGGCGCAGCGTGGGCTCCCCATACCTAAGCTGTATGGTAGAGGATATAAAAAAAAGTCAGAGGGAGCTCGAAGAGAGAGCTCCCATCCCAGCACCCACAGGCTCTGATCCAAATGTGTGAGGGCCCCTGGGGGCCAACAGGGTAAAGTCAGAAGAGAGGGGCTTGAGCCCTGGCTTTGCCATTTCTTGTCTCTGAGCCTGGGGGGTAATCATTCACCCAAGACAGTAAGTtccatcttctgtaaaataagggaactgCAATGACTGATAGACTGTGATACATGAATGGAATGGATGTGAGTGAGATGAAGAACtcaaggaaaagggggaagagacaAATAATTTAAAGAGGATCTGAGAGCCCCTGCAAACCCAAACCCTTGACAAAAGCCCTGCTGAGCACAGTATGTAAATAAGAGCAAAACCTGAAAAGcaactgggagaggaagaggtCAAGGGGAAATGAGGAACAAGGCAGTCTGCACTGGGAAACAACCCTGTGGGCTCCGATCCCCAAGCCAACCAAAGAGGTCTGGGGCTTCGCTATAGCCTTTCGCTCTGTTCCAGAATGTGCACGTGAATAGGTATTTGCACCTCACTAAACTAACAAGATTTTGTTATAAATCTAAAAGCACGGGTCTGATCCAGGCTCCTTAGGCTTTTCCCAGTTCCCATCCCTTTTCACCATTGCTGTGTGGCCCAAGGGCGCGCACAGGGCAGAGTGTACACACTTGCGTTCACAATGAAGGCCTCAGTGAGACTGAGACGATGCAACATGGACAAGGGCAGCCAGAAACACCTGGGGATTCATTAGGcctttgattttgaattaatttttggtcattgcgcCATTGGGTCTCAAAGTGCTGGTCTACATGAGTGCCAGAGGGCTTCTCCTGGCCCCTCAACTCACCAAGTGACCAAAGGTCCGGAGCGCCATCTCAGCCCCAATCTCCTCCCCCATGGCGATGAGGGCGATGCCCAACACAGCCACTCCCTGCCGGAGAGAGGAAGGCACAGCAGGTAAGCCATGGAGCCCCGAGAGGCCCCCAGAACCCAGTGCCCCCTCGCCCCAATCCTCCGCAGGCACCACCTGGTGCGCCCCCATGTCCGCAGGGGCCTCCTTCTTGTCTttgtccttcttctctttcttgtccTTGTCCTCCTCCTTGTCCTTGGAGTCAAAGTGCTCACTGCAGATGTGAAGCAGCTGCTGGACTTTCAGCACGTTCCCCGAGCCTggggatggaggagaaaaaagtgacaaagacagagggagacatGGTCCCAGCAGGCTTTAAGGTTGTGAAGCTCATAGGATTCTCccaccagcctcattttacaggctGAGTGATTTGCCAGGCTCACAGCTTGTGTGTCTCTGACTCCAAGTACTGAGCCCCCTCCCCTCTACCATAGAGAGAGGCCTCTATGGAAGAGATtgtgagaaaggaaggagtcTCAAAGAAAACCCACTCCACTTCCTGAGAAGCCACTGAGCCCAGGCCCAGCTAACACTGACCTGCATAAGCACACACATCCACCAAGGTGTTGGCAAAACTTCGAAATGGTTCAGACACAACCTCCAGAGCTGCCAGGATGGCTTCAATGGCCTCACCCTTACCTGAGAGAAACAGAGGGGCTCAGGACTCCTAGCCTGCCCGGTCACCTCAGCCTCCACCCCTTCCACGTGGCCCTCAGGACTGCTAGGCAAACCACTGGGCAGCCCAGCTCACCAAGGTGGTTGAGACCCAGTCCAAGGGGAAGCCAACGGGCATAAGTATCCTTGAGTTCAGTCTCGGACTTTTCCATGATGGTCTGCAGGATGGTGGATGTAACATCTCCATTGCAGGAACCCACAGCAATCATGCCACAGGCCAGAGCTGTAACACCTGCCACCTGGCACAGAAGAGGGATGCTCAGGGAAGGCTTCCCAATAAAATCCTCCCTCACTATTGGGTGATCTGACTCAAGGAGCCTGATTTCTTCCTTCCACCTTGGTGGAAGTCCTTCCTGTCTAAAGCAGGCAGCTTCCAACCTTTATGCAGCAGCCAAAAAGGCAgtttccttctcctcctggagCCTCAGTATCCAGGATGAATTGTGAAGTCTTCCAAGAAACAGAGGCTGTAGGCCTGTCACAACTGATCCAAGGGCGAGACACTAGGACCATGCAGACCTGAACAAGGCCTGGGAGCTAAATGGGCTTTGTACCAATGGCTATTTGCCTGTATTTTGTCCCCACATCCCTGCCCCACCACCATTCCCAGGGAGAGTCCCAGGGCTCAAAGCCTACTCCCCAAGGGAGCAACCCTCTAGACAAACCTccatactggacttggaatctccCATCACCGGCAACAGCAGGGTTAGGACATCCTCACGATTTGAGCCAGCATAGGCCAGGCCAAGTCTAAGAAAGCCAGAAAAAGCGCGTGAGCCGAGGATTGGGCAGAAAGAGGAGCCAGAGGGATAGTGAGCAGGTGCCAAGGAGCTTACCCAAAGATGGCACCAAGCCGCATTGTATTGCTGTTATGTAGGACGTAGTCTGAGAGCAGGGCTAAGGCTGGGTCACACTCATTTCGGACTCCTGAGTTCACAATGCCACAGGCAAGAAGTGCTCCTGACTGTGAAGAAAACCCAGACTCCACTCTCTGGCCTGTCATTCCCAActacttttaaggaaaaaacatGATCCCCACCAAATTcagatggggtgggggggtgtaaCAGTTCATAGACTGTGTCAAGCTATGCAGGCCTCATCAGTGAGCAGAAAAGGGGAAGCAACCTCTCACCTTGATGTAGTCCTCAGAGGAGTAGAGGTATTTATCAATCTGGGTGAGGCCCCCATCCACATCCCAAAGAAGGATCATTCCCAGGGAGGCAGCTGCACTCAACATTCCTATGGCAGGAACAAAGTGTCATCCCACACTGGACCAGTGTCAAAGAACCTGAAGCAATGAAGAGATGGCAGGGCAGGGTGCGATCATACCATGGTCCTTGTTCTTGTACAGCCACTTGTTACCATCATCGGTGAGCAGTTTATCCTGGCCAAAGGCTGCATTGACAAAGCCATTCACAAAGGAGGCCGCCAGGTTCATGCGAGCTGAGTCCACTTGGGAGCCACTGCCCCCAAACCCTGcaccagagaagggagaaatgaggaCTGACTCTAGCTGCCGGGCCTTTGTCTGAGCCCGTCTGTGCTCTCCGCTACATAACTGtgaggatgatggtggtggtggtggttctgTAACTAAGAGGGTCTCTTCTAAAATCACCTCTGTGGACACAGTGATTCAATGCCCCCAAATACTGCTATGGCTACTCACTGTTGTTTTCAAGATGGGTTTTATAAATGTCATCAGGCACCTTGGGCTCCATGATGTCAAGCTAGAAGGCAAACATTGCAGAATTAAGATAAAATCACATCCCAAACAAGGATAGCTTCCCTTTAGATTCCCCCAAAGGGTAACTGGCGCCAAAATAACCAGCCAGTCCCCACCCAGAGGACGAGCAGGGGCCTCACCTCCCTAGCCAAGGCCAAGAAGTTGCTATTGAGCTGTACATTGGACATGATCTCGGTCAGATCCTCATACTCTTCAACGTCTTCACTCAGTTCCAGGAAAACCCCATGTCGGCCCAGCATGAAGGCCATCTGCTTCTGAACCACCCTAGGGGGGGAGAAAGTCGCCATAGTTTACCCATTTCCCAAGAACGGTCCTTGGACCTTCCACCCTCATCCCCATTCTTGGTCGCCCCCAGTTACATACACATCCTTGCAGGAGGTGAAGATGTCTTCCACCAATTCCATGTCATTGAGCATCAGGGCAAGGCGCAGGGCCTCGGGGAAGCGGCTGAACTTTCGGAAGACCCCCAGGGCACAGCGTAGCAGGGCCGAGTTCTCTGGCTCTGGCACATAACTCACACAGCTGGAAAAGAGAAAGCCTGTAGATCTCCTTCAGCCCAGAGTTCCTGGTTGGGGTGCCCCACTCCCCCTCTCATGGCCCTTCCTGTCACTTACCTGGTGAGGTAGAGACAGACTTTGGAGTAGGCATTATCGTCGATGTCCTTCTCCAGCATGTCCATCTGCTCGATTTCCATGAGCAGGTCACACGCCTCATGCTCTGCGTTGTGTGCCATGTTGTAAGGGACAATTTCCTTCACCAGGGTGAGCAGGGGCTCCCGCTGAGACTTCTCAGCTTCATCCAGCTCCTGCCACTCCTTGGCCACTTCGCCAGCCAGATGTCTGGAGGAGGCCCGGGAGTTAGTGGGAGAGGCCAGGCCTTCCCTCAGACTCCCTATAGCTCTCACCAACCCCAGACTTGCTCTTACCGAACATATTCATGGCCCCAAGAGGCCAGCTCCTCCTGAGAACCCACTAGTCGGTACTTTAGACATTCACGCTCACCACTCATGGTCATGGCCAGGACAGAGATAATGTCAGCTGCAAAACGCTGCAAAAAGACCAAGCCGTGCTGAGCAGGGGAAGGCAGGGTGACCCAGAAACAAGGTCAGCACAAGAGGTTTGGGGGATAGAGCAGATGGTGATGCCATGCCAGGCAGTAGCGCCGCCTGGTGGCACATCGAGTTACAGGCATGGTACCCAAACAAGTAAATACTTAGGTGATGTCAACACAGACTCAGAGTAGAGATCCCAACTCTGAATTGGGTAAAAATAGCAAAATGGAAAGTAAGCAGACAGAAGCCAGAGGGGAATGTGGAACAAATGCCACGGTCATACAGGTCTGTGTTTATATGATCCTCCTTTTAGATATGGGGTCCTTAACCTAAGATCCCCCTCAACTCAAGGGGGAAAGGTTTCAGGGCATCTGTgaaccatttttattttcactaacttctaaaggaaattcagcattttcttcagttgtttaaaaatgtgattctgaaAAGGACCTATCTGTCCCCTGGCTTCTCCAGATACTGTCCAAGGTGGCCAAGGACATAAACAGAGCAAGAACACCAGTTTTACATGGACAGACCTGAGAACTTACTatttcattccttattttttctGATCATTACATAACAAGATTGAgtttgtaataaaaattatttttaatgttaataaGCTGTTGACAACTACAATAAGAGACTAATGCCTTCTGTGGGCACTGCCACATTGGCCCAGAGTCTGGATCCACGTGGCCTCATCCACGGCCATGTCCTATCACCAGCTCTAAACACTGAAAATCAAAATCAAGACCAAGTCCTGACATTTACTTGCTACTCCAAGCACACGGAGGACACATAAGGGTAAGACTCAGTTCTGCCCATCTACAAAATGTGGTTGCTTGCACAATGGTACTGACTGCACCACATGATGGTACTCAAATCACTTTGTGAGCCTTCACATGGCATCACGATGACTAGGTGCCCTCCCTGCCAATCCCCTGGGCAGGGGATCTCACCTTATTCTCCCCAGGCTTCATGTTCTCATAGATCTCCTTCAGCTTGCCATAGTGTGGGCGCAGAAATTTAAGAGGCTTTGGCACCGAAGTCATGGAGGTTGTTGAAGAACGTATCTGCCGCCGCAATTCCTCCAGGGCTGGTCTGTAGAGGGATGTGTCCTTCTCCTTGTTGTGAGGGAAAAGATATGCAAGGAAAGTTTCAGGTGAAAGGGAGCTATGCTTCCTCTAAGATTTAACAGGAAAGCTTAGGATAAAGAGACTTTCATGTAGTCACACCTCTCCTCAGGAGAAACCAAAAGTGACATATTGAATaccaaatatatgaaaatatgtatatgtgacaAAGCAAAGATGGTAGTCATGCCACATAGAGCAACTACAAATACATTAAGAAAAATCACAGCCACAAAAACAGGCTAAAATTTATAGacagaaaatttgaagaaaaccCAGAAAAAATATGGGCTTTTTTTAGTTACAGCTCACGTGtgtagagatttttttcccacagGCAAAGCAACCAAGTCATCAAGGGAGACCCAAACAATAAAAGGCAAAGAGCTCCAGCAGGCACCCAAGGCAAAGGCAGGGAGGGATGGGATGGGGCTCCTGACTCACCCCAAGTCGCTCCACCAGCATCTCCAGTTCATCCTGAAGCTGTTTATCTTCCTCAGACTGCAGTGAGAGACATGGGGTCAGCCAAGTCCAGTCCCTCAGCCTTTCTTCTCTCAAGCCCTTTGTCCCCAGGAGTGAGGCATCAGCACTTGCAAATGGGTGTGCaggggaccccccccccccataccagCATCTTACCACTCCAATCACtgaggggggaaagggggagagacagagggagggatggaagagaaaaagtttggggggaggagaaagagacagaggaagggagcaagagaaagtgaaaggtttgggggggggaagggagaaaaaggggaggagagtgTGCCcgggacctggaatcaggaagacctgagctcaatcCCAACTCCAACAATGACCAGCTGAGTGACTGGGGTCCTGCCcaagcctgcctcagtttcttcaactgtaaagtggggacaacGCTAGCAGCGATCTCACAGGGGCTGCGCAGCCCCGGCCTCGTCAACGACCTGAGGAGTGACCAGCAGAGGAAGGATCCGGGGACTCAGACCCCGGGTCGGGAGCCTTTCCCCTGCACCCTTTCCTGGGAGACACAACAAAGgccctgggttccagtcctgcttctgacactgaCTCCCTAGGGAACCGATttcctctaggcctcagtttcctcctctgtaaacgGAGGAAGGAGCCCCTCGAGGCCCCCCTCCAGGGCAAACAGGCCCCAAAACACGGTGCTCTTCCCCGGGGGCCGGGGCGGGCACTGCGGGGCAAAGGCGCGGAGGCTGGGAATGGGAGAGCCAGCTGGGCTGCGGGATCCGCGGAGAGGCAGCTGGGCCGGGCCGCGGGGCCTGGAAGGCCGTTGGGTGCCCGCCGGGCCCGAGGCCTGCCCCGGCGCCTGCCATGACTCAGCCCGAGGCCCGGCCCGAAGCCCAGTCCACCGCTCACCAGCTCCTGCTCCTTCTCCTTGTCGCTGAGCTCCCGACGCTCCTTGCCGCCGGCCTTGTCATCCGCGGTTCCGGCGCCGCCCGGAGGGGGCTGCGActgaggcggcggcggcggcggcggcaacACTCCCTTGTTGCGGCCGCCCGGCTCCATGGCGCGCTCCGCTCAGCTCCGgccgcccccccccccgccgATCGCGCATGCGCGCGCACTCACGCGCTCGTCAGCACGCACGCAAGGCACGCACGCCGCACGGCACGCACACTCGGACTACAAGTCCCACAAGGCAGCGCGTCGACCACGCTAGGACCACGAGTCGCATTACGAATGGGTAGTCTGGAATTCTTGCCCTAGTCACCTCGCTGCGCTTGCGAAATATGTTTGGACCGGCTTGGAAgacgttcattcattcattcattcattcattcattcattcattcataaaatcAGCAGTTGTTAGGTGGCTAACATGGGAAATACTAAAAAATTTAACGGAGGGAACTTCCATTCTACAGAGAGAATGCGACAGGAACGGGTAGAAAAGTGAATCTGAAAGACAGGTGAATAATCCCTAGCATTTAGACAGCACTGTGCAGGCatggagtaggtgcttaataaattccagcTTTTATTGCTAGGCATGGAGATGTTCTCTCTAGTATCTAGTATCTAGCACCTAGCACCGAACCTTCTACATATGATGTATTTAGCTGAAGAGGCAGCTGGGCTGGACTTTTCATCTGGAAGCCCTGGGTTCCTTATTCTACCTGTGGCAtcctacctgtgtgattctgggctgGGCCAGTCACTTGCACTCtgaacctcaattgcctcatctctaaaataggagaAAGAGTCCTTCTAGAAACTGTTGACTCAGTGTAGCCAAAGGATCCAGTGAGATGATATCTGTGAAGTGGTTTGCAAATCATATAAATGTAGGCAATTATTCTTCAATTCAGCTGAACGAACTGAATCATTTGACTTGGAATTTCAGTATTATCAAATGTTGAACAATGAGTTTTTACTTGGGACCTGGGAACATTTTCAGCCTAAGCAAGTCTTACGGTATTTTATTCAGAATCATTTAATCAGCCAATCAGTGAGGATTTATGAAGCATGTCTTATGTCCCCTTTTCATTGAACATTCATCTCccaaagaaatttacattctagtgAGAAAGACAACATATTCATGTATGGGTATGTTAACCTTAGGTGGGGGGTGAGGGAGTGGGCACTAGAATCTGAGGAGAGAGAGCAAAAGTCTGCAGAAAGTGGAATTTCGGttgtgacttgaaggaaaccagtgattctgagaggcagagaggaggaaagagagaagtccAGGCATCTGGGACAGCCAGTGGAAaagtcatggagatgggagatgggaagaTGTAAAGAACATTGAGTAAGTCAATGGGACTGAACTATAGAGCTCATGGAAGGAGGTAAGATGTGGGAagtctggaaagaaaaaaaaataggtcaaGTTGTGAGAAGCTTGACCTAGTAAATCTAAAAGCAATAGAAGTCAATCAAGTTTATTGGGTAAGAGGGGGATGTAATGAGCCTGGTGCTTGAGGAAAAGCACTGTGGTGGCTGTATGAAGGGggcaaggggaagggaaggtaCTGAACACTTATGCAGTGGCTGCTGCATGCCAAGCACTGGGCCAAGTGCCTTACCTGTTCATTTGATGAAGCAGGAGAGGCTTGAATTGGAAACCAACTCAGAAGCAGTCACAGCAGTCCAAGAGAGAGGCAAGGACAGCCTGAGCTATAGTGTTCGAGGAGAGAAAGGTACCTAGAAGAGACctgatgtgaagatcaaatgaagacTGGCACCTGACTGGATACATGATAAGAGTAAGAGTGAGGAGCTGAGGTTATCATGGTGGTTATGACCATGGGACCCTGGCCCAGTCTGGTAGGGGTCCACTGGATCACCATgtgaaagttcagaagagaggtgtggtggggatgggagtgggagaaagggaatgTATTTGAAATGCCTATGGCAGTCCTATTCAACATTTCTAATAGGCAGTAATGATGATGTAGGCGAGATCCTGAAAAGAGGTTAGGGCTACATACATAAATGTGGAAGAGgtgatcattgaacccatgggagctaatgagatcacaaagGGAGGGAGCAGCGGCAGGGGTTCTTAAGCTTTGAAGAGTGGTTCATGGACCCATTGAGCAGGCTactgaagcctgtggacccctttgaagaataatgtttttaaacaatGGAAGGGCATGCAATGAGAAATTAGTGAAAgcaaagatcttttttttcttgttcaggtTCCTTTGGAGGTCCGTGGACCGCAGGTTCAAAAGATCTGgtatatagagaaaaaagaaaaggacatattGATCAGGGTCAGGAAATCAGGCTGGTTTCCTACATGTTATGTAAGTTATTGCTCcctgttctgttcatttcattgaCATCTGTTAGAGCCATATTTTCAGATGCTACCAGGCCAAGAGCTTCTGGGGATACTATATCAGAGCTGTGATGGGTTAGTGTTTTATGTACTAAATATTAATACGTATGTTAATgttaatataaatatgaaaagcaAACAGGTGTATGAGGGGGAACTTGGTGGTCTTCAGAATTTTACCTATTTCTTttgtgggagagaaaataaataactgtTCCAAACCTGATATCTACtttattcattaaatgccttttcaAAAAAGCACACTATTAATCCCTTTTAGAGAAGTCCCTAGATATGATCAGtctaagagattttttttctagtccTTCAGTGTGGggaaacagaaaggcagagaaaagcCTGAGATCCTTCCCAGCCATCAGACTAGTCCCAGGACAAATCTGGGCTCTGAATGAAGTCAAAGCCAGAGACCCTTTTCTAGATCTCCACCCCTACCACTGACCCATGGATCACAGAGGAAAACAGAACCCTTCTTTCCTTCAACAACTTACTGGTATTTAGAACCTTTACACAGATAAATCAATGTAAGGTAATGGCAGGAGTAGGAGAGTCCCAAGTaactgggaagagaaggaaagacctCCCATAGGAGATATCATTTGAGTTGCAGAACTTTCACAAATGGAGGGCATCCATCCCAAgaagtggaggtgaagagggagggcattccaggcagagaGGACAGCCCAGGCAAAGGCCCAGATGTAGGAGCTAGACTAttggtcagtcagtaaatatttattaatcacctgctgtatgagaggcactatgctaagcactggaaatacagagAAAGGCCAAAGATAGTCCTTGATCTCAAAGAGTTCAGTCTAATAAAGTAAGACAACATAAGAACAACTATATGTAACCAAGTGATAGGGAGGATAAATTGGGGTTAATCAATAGCATTGGGGGAGGGTGTTAAAGAAGGGCTTCTtgtagaagttgggattttagatgggacttgaagaaagaaggaggtggagaggaggagtgagagaattccaggcatgtggtGAAAATGTCAGGAGTCAAGAGGCAGAGTGTCTTGTGtggggaacagcaaggagaagacCAGTGTAATGGATAGCAGAGTactgggggagagaaagaaagatgtaagaagcctggaaaagtaggaaggggccggATTATGTAGGGCTTGAGTGCTGAGATGTTATGTTTGAGCTGGCAGGTGATGGGGAGCCATTGTAGTTTATGGAGGGAGGCAGGGTGGTGACATAGACCTGAATTTAAGAAAGATCACTGACCACTGAGTGGAAGGTGGACAGGAGcaaggagagacctgaggcaggcaatTATTTCAATAGTCCTCATGTGAAGTGATAAGGGCTTGCCCCAGGATGATGACaggatcagaggagagaagggataaaACCAAGAGGACTTGGTGACAGATTGGAAAAGGGGGAGCGATAGAAAGTGAGGAGTTCAAGGACCCCTAGGTTGGGACTCACAGCTGGGAGGGTGAGTGATAACTAGTTGGAGCAGGAGAACCTCAAGAGTAATCAGAAGgtttgggagaggggaaggttTTAGGGGTGGGTGGGAGGATGAGTTGAGTATTGGACATGCTGAATCTGAAACATCTACAAGACATCCATTGCTTGAAATGTTTAACAGGCAGCCAGAGATGCAGGATAGATGTTAGGGCTggatttgcatagagatgatccaCAGGCTGaggagatcactaagtgaaatggTATAGAACTAGATAAGAAAAGGACCCAAGGCAGAGTTCTACACAACACCCAAGATTATCAGGCCTGGATGAAGATTTAGCAAAAGTGACTGAGGAGGAACGGTCAGAGTGGGAGTAGGAGAAATTGAGAGATTGATGTCCTGAAGACCTAGAAAAAGGGATTATCATAGAGAAGAGGTTGATCAACAGTATCAAAGACTgctgagaggtcaagaaggaagaggattgagaaaaggtcattggatttagcagttaagagaCCACTTATAACTTTGAAAGGCCAGTTTCAGTTAAGGTCAGAAGGGAATGAGGGGAGGGCACCTATcatagatggccttctcaaggactttggtcacaaaagagaagagatatgTGGGAC
The DNA window shown above is from Notamacropus eugenii isolate mMacEug1 chromosome 2, mMacEug1.pri_v2, whole genome shotgun sequence and carries:
- the PSMD2 gene encoding 26S proteasome non-ATPase regulatory subunit 2, yielding MEPGGRNKGVLPPPPPPPQSQPPPGGAGTADDKAGGKERRELSDKEKEQELSEEDKQLQDELEMLVERLGEKDTSLYRPALEELRRQIRSSTTSMTSVPKPLKFLRPHYGKLKEIYENMKPGENKRFAADIISVLAMTMSGERECLKYRLVGSQEELASWGHEYVRHLAGEVAKEWQELDEAEKSQREPLLTLVKEIVPYNMAHNAEHEACDLLMEIEQMDMLEKDIDDNAYSKVCLYLTSCVSYVPEPENSALLRCALGVFRKFSRFPEALRLALMLNDMELVEDIFTSCKDVVVQKQMAFMLGRHGVFLELSEDVEEYEDLTEIMSNVQLNSNFLALARELDIMEPKVPDDIYKTHLENNRFGGSGSQVDSARMNLAASFVNGFVNAAFGQDKLLTDDGNKWLYKNKDHGMLSAAASLGMILLWDVDGGLTQIDKYLYSSEDYIKSGALLACGIVNSGVRNECDPALALLSDYVLHNSNTMRLGAIFGLGLAYAGSNREDVLTLLLPVMGDSKSSMEVAGVTALACGMIAVGSCNGDVTSTILQTIMEKSETELKDTYARWLPLGLGLNHLGKGEAIEAILAALEVVSEPFRSFANTLVDVCAYAGSGNVLKVQQLLHICSEHFDSKDKEEDKDKKEKKDKDKKEAPADMGAHQGVAVLGIALIAMGEEIGAEMALRTFGHLLRYGEPTLRRAVPLALALISVSNPRLNILDTLSKFSHDADPEVSYNSIFAMGMVGSGTNNARLAAMLRQLAQYHAKDPNNLFMVRLAQGLTHLGKGTLTLCPYHSDRQLMSQVAVAGLLTVLVSFLDVRNIILGKSHYVLYGLVAAMQPRMLVTFDEELRPLPVSVRVGQAVDVVGQAGKPKTITGFQTHTTPVLLAHGERAELATEEFLPVTPILEGFVILRKNPNYDV